From one Deltaproteobacteria bacterium genomic stretch:
- a CDS encoding ABC transporter ATP-binding protein: protein MRANRLALKFSLKKHLHDFHLDIGLELNNEIAVLFGPSGSGKSITLNMLSGIVKPDAGCININERNIFDSTRGIDIPIRKRRIGYLFQDYALFPHMTVFENIAYGISHMPHHEIKDKVYELLELMRLTGIENRHPSQISGGQKQRTALARTLATEPEILLLDEPFSALDNQVREKLRHELIVIHKRFPITTLLVTHDMEEAFMLGERIAVINNGRIEQFGTREDVFYRPMTKNVARFIGARNIFHGVIKSLDNSNIIIDSIETGSIMIARQLIPPYKQISLIKNTDFNIGDKVCFGIRPEEIMIIKTDRPLDRSVQDNLIEGTVSGIMAKGTGYILYFTAKGSPNVNLKIDIPSIVFRRLNIELNKEITVCLKKECIWMIKEG, encoded by the coding sequence ATGAGGGCAAATAGATTGGCGCTGAAGTTTTCTCTAAAAAAACACCTGCACGACTTTCATCTGGATATAGGACTTGAACTTAATAATGAAATCGCGGTTCTCTTTGGACCGTCCGGTTCAGGCAAGAGTATAACCCTTAATATGCTTTCTGGTATTGTTAAGCCCGATGCCGGCTGTATAAATATAAACGAAAGAAATATCTTTGATTCAACAAGAGGCATAGATATCCCAATAAGGAAAAGGCGGATTGGGTATCTATTTCAAGATTATGCATTATTCCCCCACATGACAGTATTTGAAAATATTGCCTATGGAATTTCACATATGCCCCACCATGAAATAAAAGACAAGGTTTACGAACTCCTTGAACTCATGCGTTTGACAGGTATTGAGAACAGGCACCCATCCCAGATTTCAGGAGGACAAAAACAGAGGACAGCCCTTGCAAGGACACTTGCCACAGAACCGGAGATACTGCTTCTGGACGAGCCCTTTTCAGCACTTGACAATCAGGTTAGGGAAAAATTACGGCATGAACTTATAGTAATACATAAGAGATTCCCAATAACAACACTTCTGGTAACCCATGATATGGAAGAGGCATTTATGCTTGGGGAGAGGATTGCTGTTATAAATAATGGTAGGATTGAGCAGTTTGGGACAAGGGAAGATGTGTTTTACAGACCAATGACAAAAAATGTTGCAAGGTTTATCGGTGCAAGGAATATATTTCACGGTGTAATAAAATCACTTGATAACAGCAATATTATAATAGATTCAATAGAGACAGGCAGTATTATGATTGCCAGACAATTGATTCCTCCGTATAAGCAAATCTCCCTGATTAAAAATACTGATTTTAATATCGGTGACAAGGTATGTTTTGGCATAAGACCCGAAGAGATTATGATAATAAAAACCGATAGACCACTTGACAGAAGTGTGCAGGATAATCTTATAGAGGGAACAGTATCAGGCATAATGGCAAAGGGAACAGGTTATATATTGTATTTCACAGCAAAGGGCAGTCCTAATGTTAACCTTAAGATAGACATACCAAGTATAGTATTCAGAAGGCTCAACATAGAATTAAATAAAGAGATAACTGTCTGCTTGAAAAAGGAGTGTATCTGGATGATAAAAGAGGGCTGA
- the modB gene encoding molybdate ABC transporter permease subunit has product MDLFPLYLTLKVSFFATLFTVISGLGIALIMAKKDFWGKGILDAVIMQPLVIPPTVLGYYLLVLFGRYSPLGRLLEDTLGITLVFTWKGAVAAAFISSLPLFIKPARSSLEGVDKNLENTARLLGKSEWQVLKTITIPLAWRGIAAGSVMAFARATGEFGATLMVAGNIPGLTQTMPIAIYDAVQTGNTSLANILVVMVTVFSISVIYFVNWFSKNRF; this is encoded by the coding sequence ATGGATTTATTCCCTTTATATCTGACATTAAAGGTATCCTTTTTTGCGACACTTTTCACTGTAATATCAGGGCTCGGGATTGCACTTATAATGGCAAAAAAGGATTTCTGGGGCAAGGGCATTTTAGATGCCGTAATAATGCAGCCTTTGGTAATCCCTCCGACTGTCCTTGGTTATTATCTCCTTGTGCTTTTTGGAAGGTACAGTCCCCTTGGCAGACTATTGGAAGATACACTTGGCATAACACTTGTCTTTACATGGAAGGGGGCTGTGGCTGCTGCATTTATCTCATCCCTTCCTCTCTTTATAAAACCTGCACGGTCATCACTTGAAGGTGTAGATAAAAATCTAGAAAATACAGCGAGGCTCCTTGGGAAATCAGAATGGCAGGTATTAAAGACTATCACAATCCCGCTTGCATGGCGCGGCATTGCTGCAGGCTCAGTCATGGCATTTGCAAGGGCAACCGGTGAGTTTGGCGCTACACTTATGGTTGCAGGTAATATTCCTGGGCTAACACAGACAATGCCGATTGCCATATATGATGCAGTCCAGACAGGAAACACATCTCTGGCAAATATCCTTGTAGTGATGGTAACAGTATTTTCAATCTCTGTAATATATTTTGTAAACTGGTTTTCTAAAAACAGGTTTTAG
- the modA gene encoding molybdate ABC transporter substrate-binding protein: MWNKIKPKLVYGENIRQTLQFIQTGNAQAGIVALSVANVPEIEYLLIDSNLHNPIDQSVGILKAAKNEKEAKRFIEYMNSPNSRQIMKRYGFLLPGEF; this comes from the coding sequence TTGTGGAATAAAATTAAACCCAAACTTGTTTATGGTGAAAATATCCGCCAGACATTACAGTTTATCCAGACAGGAAACGCGCAGGCAGGCATAGTTGCTTTGTCTGTTGCCAACGTCCCTGAAATAGAATACTTGTTGATTGACAGCAACCTCCATAACCCAATAGATCAATCTGTTGGAATACTTAAGGCCGCAAAGAATGAAAAAGAGGCAAAGAGATTTATAGAATATATGAATAGTCCTAATAGCAGGCAGATAATGAAAAGATACGGGTTTTTACTGCCGGGAGAGTTTTAA
- the modA gene encoding molybdate ABC transporter substrate-binding protein — protein sequence MRTLTAILLFLALTVVPKNVHSAERTLTIAAASDLTFALNEIVRGFEKDTGIKTVLSFGSTGIFAMQIENGAPFDIFFAANEGYMNRLRENGLILPDSQQIYAQGRIVLAVNKKSGVSFCKTRIVE from the coding sequence ATGAGAACACTTACTGCAATCCTACTTTTTTTAGCACTAACGGTCGTCCCCAAAAATGTCCATTCAGCCGAAAGGACATTGACTATTGCTGCTGCCAGCGACTTAACCTTTGCATTAAATGAAATAGTTAGAGGATTTGAAAAAGATACAGGCATAAAAACCGTGCTTTCCTTTGGCTCTACAGGCATCTTTGCTATGCAGATTGAAAATGGTGCGCCGTTTGACATATTTTTTGCTGCTAATGAAGGATATATGAACAGGTTAAGAGAAAACGGATTGATACTCCCTGACTCTCAGCAGATTTATGCACAGGGGAGGATTGTCCTTGCTGTGAATAAAAAATCGGGGGTAAGTTTTTGTAAAACTAGGATTGTGGAATAA
- a CDS encoding M48 family metalloprotease, with amino-acid sequence MIGRFSMARSLLFSLFLILICSTLISCAVNPVTGEKEFMLVSEEEEITIGKNAAPSLNWDFGGEYKDAELKSYLEGVVKDIWQVSERSHLPMRFVIQNTSIPNAFALPGYVAITRGLLSELENEAQFTAVMGHEAGHVMARHTAKRISVGTLQQIGIALGGVALEGGKGTDEILTLASIGSNLLLLKYDRNQEIQADRLGIKYMAKLGYEPSEALNAHERLEAAVSRYLKREDAKRKGDTFLDELFSTHPRTGVRRHEIEAMIRELSPFIFKGDGRFKEHFQSMTARIREANQSYFIYDEAVSLYEKGKFQDAEERLQKSISVNSEQAPFYNLMGMIRIKQKDFYESERNFKKALSIDADYQPSYYGLGITYYLKGNYSSAADKFKRSLELYPSHPPSLFGIGRSYFQLKEWKKAILYLMDFAQTSPKHPEVHGMLGISHENVSDIGAAIHEYELQVRIAPNTKLGRYAGGRLAVLKSPIR; translated from the coding sequence ATGATAGGGAGATTTTCTATGGCAAGGTCTTTGTTATTCAGTTTATTTCTTATACTGATTTGTTCAACCCTAATCTCATGCGCGGTTAATCCTGTTACAGGCGAAAAAGAGTTCATGCTCGTAAGTGAGGAAGAGGAAATCACTATAGGCAAGAATGCTGCACCATCTCTCAACTGGGATTTTGGCGGGGAATACAAGGATGCTGAACTCAAGTCCTATCTTGAAGGGGTTGTAAAGGATATATGGCAGGTATCAGAAAGGTCTCACCTGCCAATGAGGTTTGTCATACAAAACACATCTATCCCAAATGCCTTTGCCCTTCCCGGATATGTGGCTATTACAAGGGGGCTCCTCTCCGAACTTGAAAACGAGGCACAGTTTACAGCAGTAATGGGGCATGAGGCTGGTCATGTAATGGCAAGGCATACAGCCAAGAGAATATCTGTGGGCACACTGCAGCAGATTGGTATTGCATTAGGCGGGGTTGCCCTTGAAGGCGGAAAAGGCACTGATGAGATACTGACACTTGCCAGCATCGGAAGCAATTTACTATTATTAAAATATGACAGAAATCAGGAGATTCAGGCAGACAGACTTGGAATAAAATATATGGCAAAACTGGGATATGAACCCAGTGAGGCATTAAATGCACATGAGAGGCTGGAGGCTGCAGTTAGTCGCTATCTCAAAAGGGAGGATGCAAAAAGAAAAGGGGATACATTTTTAGATGAACTATTTTCAACGCACCCAAGGACAGGGGTTAGAAGGCATGAGATAGAGGCAATGATTCGTGAACTTTCTCCATTTATCTTCAAAGGGGACGGCAGATTTAAGGAGCATTTTCAGTCAATGACAGCAAGGATCAGAGAGGCAAATCAATCCTATTTTATTTATGATGAGGCAGTGAGCCTGTATGAAAAGGGTAAGTTTCAGGATGCAGAGGAGAGATTACAAAAATCCATATCAGTAAATAGCGAGCAGGCACCTTTTTATAATCTAATGGGGATGATAAGAATTAAGCAAAAGGATTTTTATGAATCAGAAAGAAATTTTAAAAAGGCGCTTTCTATAGATGCTGATTACCAGCCTTCATACTATGGGTTAGGAATTACTTATTATCTGAAAGGTAATTATAGCAGCGCAGCAGATAAGTTCAAAAGAAGCCTTGAACTCTATCCATCGCATCCACCCTCTCTTTTTGGCATTGGCAGGAGTTACTTTCAGTTAAAGGAGTGGAAGAAGGCAATTCTGTATTTAATGGATTTTGCACAGACATCACCAAAACACCCTGAAGTTCATGGTATGCTGGGTATATCCCATGAAAATGTAAGTGATATAGGGGCAGCAATACATGAATATGAATTACAGGTTAGGATTGCCCCAAATACCAAACTTGGCAGATACGCTGGGGGAAGACTGGCTGTTCTTAAATCACCTATTAGATAA
- a CDS encoding methyltransferase domain-containing protein, with the protein MSKSQLFSGETIDNIGPFKIIQKKNGYRFSEDPILLAEFATPLSINDTVLDIGTGSGIIPLLLAYKTSVKKIVGVEIQDNLAKLAIRNISLNGLAKRVKILRCDFRELKRVFKGGSFSVVLSNPPYARAGSGRICPDPEKSIARHEMFGTLQELVQISRYLLKPKGMVFYIYPTARLQEVVSALTTEGLEVTRLKFAGTGKAVKCFLIEAGKK; encoded by the coding sequence ATGAGCAAGTCGCAACTCTTTAGCGGCGAGACAATTGATAACATAGGTCCATTCAAGATTATCCAGAAAAAAAATGGGTATAGATTTTCCGAAGACCCTATTCTTTTAGCAGAGTTTGCAACACCGCTGTCTATAAATGATACTGTTCTGGATATAGGCACTGGTTCAGGCATCATCCCGCTGCTCCTTGCATATAAGACAAGTGTAAAAAAGATAGTCGGCGTTGAGATACAAGATAATCTTGCAAAACTCGCCATCCGCAATATAAGCCTCAATGGTCTTGCAAAAAGGGTTAAGATATTAAGGTGTGATTTCAGAGAACTAAAAAGGGTTTTTAAAGGGGGCTCATTTTCTGTTGTCTTAAGCAATCCTCCGTATGCAAGGGCAGGTTCAGGCAGGATATGTCCGGACCCAGAAAAATCTATTGCAAGACATGAGATGTTTGGGACACTACAAGAACTTGTCCAGATTTCAAGGTATTTGTTAAAACCCAAAGGAATGGTCTTTTACATATATCCAACAGCAAGGTTACAAGAGGTTGTTTCTGCATTAACCACTGAAGGGTTAGAGGTTACAAGGTTAAAATTTGCAGGAACAGGGAAGGCAGTAAAATGCTTTTTAATAGAGGCGGGGAAAAAATGA
- a CDS encoding DUF1015 domain-containing protein: MADILPFRGHLYNQEKIGDVSKVMAPPYDVISPQFQEELYQRHPYNIVRLILGKTYPDDNTENNRYIRASIDFKKWQKDGVLEQDKKPAIYYYTQTYRLKNGETKDRRGFIALARLEEFGSGKIHPHEKTLAGPKADRLNLIRACKANFCCIFSLYSEPEKMINSILEAHITENLLTEVADDDGVINRMWRVDNHKAIKEIIERLKDTPLFIADGHHRYETALNYRREMMDSKKGWTGKEGFNYVMMYFSNMDDEGMTILPTHRIIHSILNFIPNTFLVNCSNFFDVHEVRFDKTVEPEVRKAFYKRFEEMYNDPLPSFGLAIKGMDSYFILQLKSNDIMEQIFKDTIPDVFNALDVTVLHSLIFTKILGLSSKSQENQENLVYVKGLDETLESLKGGSHQMAFLLHPTKIEQVKDVANAGYVMPQKSTYFYPKLLSGLVINSVDENEQVATL; the protein is encoded by the coding sequence ATGGCAGATATATTGCCATTCAGAGGGCATCTGTATAATCAGGAAAAGATTGGGGATGTATCAAAGGTGATGGCACCGCCTTATGATGTCATATCTCCGCAGTTTCAGGAAGAACTTTACCAAAGGCATCCATATAACATCGTAAGGCTTATACTTGGCAAAACCTATCCTGATGACAATACTGAAAATAATAGATACATAAGGGCAAGTATTGATTTTAAAAAATGGCAAAAAGATGGTGTGCTTGAACAAGATAAAAAACCAGCAATATATTACTACACACAAACCTATAGATTAAAAAATGGTGAGACAAAAGACAGGAGAGGATTCATAGCACTGGCAAGATTGGAGGAGTTTGGTTCAGGTAAAATCCATCCGCATGAAAAGACCCTTGCCGGACCAAAGGCAGACAGACTGAATCTCATTAGGGCATGTAAGGCAAACTTCTGCTGTATATTTTCACTCTACTCTGAACCAGAAAAGATGATAAATTCAATCCTTGAGGCACATATAACAGAAAACCTGCTTACAGAGGTAGCAGATGATGACGGCGTAATAAACAGGATGTGGAGGGTTGACAACCATAAAGCAATAAAAGAGATTATAGAAAGGCTCAAGGATACCCCCCTTTTCATTGCAGATGGTCACCATCGGTATGAAACAGCCCTTAACTACCGCAGGGAGATGATGGATAGTAAAAAGGGATGGACAGGCAAAGAGGGTTTTAATTATGTGATGATGTATTTTTCCAACATGGACGATGAGGGTATGACAATACTGCCTACCCATCGTATAATTCACAGCATACTAAATTTTATTCCAAACACATTCCTTGTGAACTGCTCTAATTTCTTTGATGTCCATGAGGTGCGGTTTGACAAGACAGTAGAACCAGAGGTAAGAAAGGCATTCTATAAAAGATTTGAAGAGATGTATAATGACCCCCTTCCGTCATTCGGACTTGCCATAAAAGGAATGGATTCATACTTTATACTGCAACTTAAATCAAATGATATAATGGAACAGATATTTAAGGACACGATACCAGATGTCTTTAATGCACTTGATGTAACAGTGCTGCACTCATTGATATTTACTAAGATACTCGGGCTGTCATCAAAATCGCAGGAAAATCAGGAAAACCTTGTTTATGTAAAAGGGTTAGATGAAACACTTGAGTCGCTTAAAGGCGGAAGCCATCAGATGGCGTTTTTACTTCACCCTACAAAGATAGAGCAGGTTAAGGATGTTGCAAACGCAGGTTATGTGATGCCACAAAAATCAACATATTTCTACCCTAAACTCCTTTCAGGGCTTGTTATAAATTCTGTTGATGAAAATGAGCAAGTCGCAACTCTTTAG
- a CDS encoding sensor domain-containing diguanylate cyclase, which produces MVKADVVKEIINSFVSRLSHEEALSLALQKVVEGFNCNSCAIITTYEKNYPIIKTAKGLSNDYIKSFYAESGKEVISNVIRTRKAILITKGYPDFNKHGYRFEHDYKSLFAAPVFMHDKPLGIMYMDFTDDKVPSQEEQKAFIDIVNICSIIIDHEIKADEYMKTLNIDNLTGIYTYKYFNEELHKEIKRAIKFKHPLTVMIASIGHMNEYNSVYGYIAGNEAIESIADIVRANLHDINTVSRYAARFALIFPEVTSSVVQKFAEKILCDFSSSGLFKDKKPELTLRIGIASFPADAENETSLLNIAEKNVYESTRKGGNSITVS; this is translated from the coding sequence TTGGTCAAAGCAGATGTTGTAAAAGAAATTATAAATAGTTTTGTAAGCCGTCTGTCTCATGAAGAGGCATTGAGTCTTGCCCTTCAAAAAGTTGTAGAGGGATTTAACTGCAATAGTTGCGCAATCATTACCACTTATGAAAAGAACTATCCGATAATAAAGACAGCAAAGGGACTGAGTAACGATTATATAAAATCGTTTTATGCAGAATCTGGAAAAGAGGTTATTAGTAATGTTATCAGAACCAGAAAAGCGATTTTAATAACAAAGGGATATCCTGACTTTAATAAACATGGCTATAGATTTGAACATGACTATAAGAGTCTTTTTGCAGCGCCTGTTTTTATGCACGACAAACCGCTGGGTATAATGTATATGGATTTTACTGATGATAAAGTTCCCTCTCAAGAAGAACAAAAGGCATTTATTGACATAGTAAATATATGTTCAATTATAATTGACCACGAAATAAAGGCAGATGAATACATGAAAACCTTAAACATAGATAATCTCACGGGCATTTATACATACAAATACTTTAATGAAGAACTCCATAAAGAAATCAAAAGGGCGATCAAGTTTAAACATCCGCTGACGGTAATGATTGCATCCATAGGGCATATGAATGAGTATAATTCTGTATATGGATATATAGCAGGAAATGAGGCAATAGAATCCATTGCCGATATAGTAAGGGCTAATCTGCATGATATAAATACCGTAAGCCGTTATGCTGCCAGATTTGCACTGATTTTCCCTGAAGTTACTTCTTCTGTTGTTCAAAAATTTGCTGAAAAGATACTCTGTGATTTCTCTTCATCTGGTTTATTTAAGGATAAAAAACCTGAACTTACATTAAGGATTGGCATTGCCTCATTTCCTGCTGATGCTGAAAATGAAACCTCCCTGTTGAACATTGCGGAAAAGAATGTCTATGAATCAACAAGAAAAGGCGGCAATAGCATAACAGTATCATAG
- a CDS encoding inositol monophosphatase: MQSFKDTAVDAAKKAGSLLKENLGKIHAIEMKGAVDIVTEMDRLAEDLIINELKSAFSDCGILTEESIEHRSLSSYRWIIDPLDGTTNYAHGYPVFCVSIALEKDGDVIFGVVYSPMLNELFTAERGNGAYLNDKRIYVSRVNDLNSSLLATGFPYDVRTSQNNNINHFANFAVRAQAIRRAGSAALDLCYIACGRFDGFWELKLKPWDVAAGGLIIQEAGGELSDFKGSPFSIFSQETLASNGIIHKEMLGVLNL; encoded by the coding sequence ATGCAAAGTTTTAAAGATACAGCAGTAGATGCTGCAAAAAAGGCTGGCAGTCTATTGAAAGAGAATCTGGGCAAAATCCATGCTATAGAGATGAAGGGTGCAGTTGATATTGTTACAGAAATGGATAGACTTGCTGAAGACCTCATAATAAATGAATTAAAGAGTGCCTTCTCTGATTGCGGCATTCTTACAGAAGAGAGTATAGAGCATAGATCTTTGTCATCATACCGCTGGATTATTGACCCCCTTGACGGCACAACAAACTATGCACACGGGTATCCTGTATTTTGTGTATCCATTGCACTGGAAAAAGATGGGGATGTAATCTTTGGTGTTGTATATAGCCCAATGTTGAACGAACTCTTTACTGCTGAAAGGGGTAATGGTGCATATCTGAACGATAAGAGGATTTATGTCTCAAGGGTGAACGATTTAAATTCATCCCTCCTTGCAACAGGCTTCCCTTACGATGTGCGCACATCTCAAAATAACAATATAAACCACTTTGCAAATTTTGCTGTCCGTGCCCAGGCAATAAGAAGGGCAGGCTCTGCTGCCCTTGATTTATGCTATATTGCATGCGGCAGGTTTGACGGCTTCTGGGAATTAAAATTGAAACCATGGGATGTGGCAGCAGGGGGACTTATAATACAGGAGGCAGGGGGGGAGTTATCTGATTTTAAAGGTAGTCCCTTTTCTATTTTTTCTCAAGAAACACTAGCAAGTAATGGTATAATACATAAAGAAATGCTGGGGGTCTTAAACCTTTGA
- a CDS encoding phage holin family protein, translating to MKNLLLRWIINGFSIILASLVLKGIILDNFMSAFTAGALLGIFNAVIRPILIILTLPVNILTLGLFTLVINGFMLWLVGSVIKGFEVTGFIPAVSGALFISAVSLLVSLFIKD from the coding sequence TTGAAGAATCTTTTATTGCGATGGATTATAAATGGATTTTCAATCATCCTTGCATCCCTTGTCCTGAAAGGCATAATACTTGATAATTTTATGTCCGCATTTACTGCAGGGGCATTATTAGGCATATTTAATGCGGTAATAAGACCCATTTTAATTATACTCACACTGCCGGTAAATATTCTGACACTCGGACTATTTACACTTGTAATAAATGGGTTTATGCTGTGGCTTGTAGGCTCTGTTATCAAAGGTTTTGAGGTTACAGGTTTTATACCTGCGGTGTCAGGCGCATTGTTTATAAGTGCGGTCAGTCTGCTTGTCAGCCTGTTTATAAAGGATTAA
- a CDS encoding DUF2062 domain-containing protein → MSKNKKNHPYLTRIKRWIKLHYYKVVRLDDPPEKIARGVAIGVFMGIFPTFGLGIIAAIISAYILKANRAAAVIGSFIMNPITTPVFWTLSSFVGAIIFWQDRELVMANIRNHSFFNGMGWAYIAFIVGNIIVSSAFSALSYFLTKKWVIGHKSHKAMKMAAASKLKYFK, encoded by the coding sequence ATGAGCAAAAACAAAAAAAATCATCCGTATCTTACAAGAATCAAGAGATGGATTAAACTGCACTACTATAAGGTTGTTCGTCTTGATGACCCGCCTGAAAAGATTGCCCGTGGTGTTGCTATCGGTGTATTTATGGGGATATTCCCAACCTTTGGGCTTGGTATAATTGCCGCCATTATATCTGCCTATATATTAAAGGCAAACAGGGCTGCTGCTGTCATTGGAAGTTTTATCATGAACCCGATTACAACGCCGGTATTCTGGACGCTTTCATCTTTTGTTGGCGCTATTATATTCTGGCAGGATAGAGAACTCGTTATGGCAAATATACGGAACCACAGTTTCTTTAATGGCATGGGGTGGGCATATATTGCATTCATCGTTGGTAATATAATAGTATCAAGTGCCTTTTCTGCATTATCATATTTCCTTACAAAAAAATGGGTTATAGGGCACAAAAGTCATAAGGCAATGAAAATGGCTGCGGCCAGCAAGTTGAAATATTTCAAGTAA